The genomic DNA TAATCAAGTTCAGTATTTGATGAAGATGACCTTGAGGGATCTGATTGAATAAGAGGTTCGTCTGCTTTCTCCTCTACGTTTGGAGAGGAGTTGTCGTCTTGAGGTGAGGGGAAAACCTCTCCCTCATCAGCTGGTTCACACTTAGTTTTAAGAAGTTGTTGATGAACAGACGCATCATCATTGTTTTCAGATGTCGGATCCTTATTAATAAGAGGATCTGTATCTTTAGAATCGTCATCTTCTACTTCTTCCTCTAATTGATTAACAAATCGAGTAGGATCATCATCCTGGTTGTCCTCTGCCTCATCGTGAGTGCAACAATAATCGGACATGTAGTGACTGCGAGGTGTAGGGGGTGGTGCGAACGGATCAGAGTCACTGTTCAGTTCAAAGGGCACTGCGTTGTAGCGAGGCGGTTGTCGATGAGACGACATACCTCTACTACCTTTCCGTGAAGAAGAATGGTAGTGTCTACCGGTCTGCCGTCTACAACATGGCCCCATGCATTCTTGTGGGTTGAGTCTTGTGGACCCGGAAGATGATGATGAATGATGGTGGGGTTCGTGTCCCAAAGGTGGGGTCCTGTACCCATGATGGGATGAATGATACGAAGAAGGTGGCATATATGGGTGATAACCCCCATTATAGCCCATATAAGGAACACACATGTGGTGATAGAAGTGGCAATAAGGTGGTGGAGGAGATGTGGGTGCCCCGCCAGATTTACTCCTCCTACTCAATGTATCGAATTCTCTGCCACTGCCACTGTGGTAGGAACAATCGTCATACGAGTCAGATGGGCAAGGAGTTGGATGGGGTGCAGGCATATAAGCATGGTGGTGATACATTCTcctgaacaaacaaaaaaaaattgaatttagaaGTTTCAAGAATTATTGGAAATCCAAAATCTCACCAACACAGAAGACATGAAAAGAATGTTTGGGGaataattaaataatgaaacccttcaaaaaatttgatgacaCAATTTATGTATTCAATCGGATAGCGAACCaaaccaaataaaaataaatacataaaaattacCTGCTATGCCTGTGACCATTTCGGCATCTGTAGTATGAAGCAGCCGTTCTGGTAGAAGGACTATCAGATGAATATTGACATTCACCTGCACTTTTTGACCCAGATCTGTCTGTTGCTGGTGATGGAGGTGGATTGAGTGTCTGTAAAAAATTATAGATTTTTAAAAACAGAAGATGAATGGATGTGTTTTTGTACGAGCGAATGAATTTCTGATAAACATTCCATAAAATGCTAGTAATGTCAAATCGATTATATGTGAATGTGAAGAACataaggcgctccagaagtgtgtgtaccaatatgaagttaactaattttgttcgcctactttgcatCGAGTTGTGTTaagggaatgaaacctatgggtatattcacttggctaacacagacagtccccgaactcgtaatcaaactaaaataaggaaaatcggtaTAAAATTAGTGCCTAAccctaaaccctaacctggtacacacactacaggagtaccaaatataATATGATCGATGTATGAAAACTACTGTGGGTGAGGTTTTTGCCAAGAAAAAAGTAAAACACGGaggtgaaaaaaaattctattattattaaattgtcAACTCACCGGCAAGTATTGCTTATTCGTTCTACTACTTGAACTACTGGATGAAGCACCAGTAATATGTGGTCGTTTCTGGAACTGAGGAAGCATCATGTGATCACTTATATTGTAAGTACTTGCATAACGCATTGTTCCATAAGGTCCCAACTGTGGACCAGGAAGAATAGGATGATGAGGTTGGGGCAAACGAGCATCGACGATTGGTGCAGCCCCCTCAGGATTCCTCGGCCCGATAGAAAAGTTAACGGAAGCAGTTGAGTGACCGGATCCCTTCTTTTGAGCTTTTGCTGAATGTGATGTGTTTCCACTATGATCAACTTGAGCAATATGATCGCCATGATTGAATTCAACATTGACTTGGATTCCTCCCAATGAGCGAGCTGTGTACATGACATGCATATCGTTTCCATGCATATCATTCCTTGACTGTAAAAATGAGAAGAAAACTGAAAACTGTCTCCTAAATaggattttttgttaaaatagaTAGCACATAGCTTAGGTCTATCTCTAATCTCTAAACTGGATGATGCTAAAATGAGTTATCActctatatacatatatgaaGACATACATATTCACAGATAGGCAATGGCATACTAATGCCTGCAATATCGTAGTCACTGTAGAAGTAGCAGCAGGAAGTAACGCTTTTTGTGTATTTGGATTGAGGCGTTTTATGCTATTTGCAACAAAAAGAAAGTCTTCACATAAGCAAACATAGATTTGTTAAAATTACATTCTGCATAATATCTTTTCATATAGTATTTTAATTCTGAACATTATACCGTCTGGCAAGGCCTTTCTTTGATTTATGTGGCCCAAGAAACCACCTGTGACTCCTCTGCCAGTAATTTATGGTATTCCATAAATTACAATATATCgaacaacaaaaaaatgttgcatCAGAATTCATGTGATAAAATTAGTACATGCttcaataaattttgaacaatACAATATTCACATACGAGTTACACACCTTTACCTTTCTTTTTCTGAAGCTGATAACGATTACAGTAATGATAGCTGTGATACAAACAACACTGATAACAGCAATAATCCAAGTAGTGGAGTCATGTAATGAACCAGGTGATAATGTTGTATCTGAATAAAAAGCAACAACAATATTAGAATGATTATCAAAGATGATAAGTTCACACTTCTTGGGCGATTTATATGCTAATAGTTAAAACCATCAATTAGCATGTATGGTGTCCATGCCTTGTTATATCAGTTAGTCTTCCAATTTATAACCACAACGATCAGTAGGGCACAGTTCTCTGTTTCGCTagcatttggttcaataaaacgaACACTCCATTCGTCTCTGAAATGAGGGCGTCCGCCGGCATATGTGTCTGATCGTGGAATGCTTGTCTCGATCTAAATTCATCGCCATCCTGTGACCAAAATTGCGTTTtcttttgctaaaaactcttgAATTCtacgataaaaaaatttttccttgaataaatcgaaatatttttttttctgacgAATTCAATGATTCTGATTGCGCTTCCTTTTAGTTTATTGTGCAGTGCCGATTTTTGACTTAACGGAGGCGtttgctttcaattttaaatttgatgacTTTTAATGTGGGAGTTATTCTTGGAATCGGAGAACTGTGCCATACTGATAAATGAGTACATGCAATGAAGTTCGATTTATGCCTACTATTAAATAATCATTTCCTAGCGACCTAGGCACAGGCTTTTTCCAACCGTGAAGagaaatacaaaaatgaatGCATTGTTATGTTTTGCGAAAGACATAACTGCAGGTTTTCTACATTTTTGTAGATTTATCCAATCATTAGATAAGTTGTATTTTTAACagctaaatttattattaattcttGAATCATTGAaccaaattataaatataaatgaatatagaTAGTAAAGAGAAGATAAGTGAAaagaaatgttttgaaattacCATCTATTGAATGGTCTTTCTCCCATTTTTTTGCTAGTTTCAGACGATAATAGTTTTTTAAAGATGAATCAGAAGAAGAGTGATTGCACACTTGACAGAGAAGAAGCAAAGGCAGAGGAACGAAAGAGAagaatgaatattgaaaaatataatgaaagtgaattagatattataatattttcagtAGACTTACAGTTAATTGTAAGTACTGTATGATCAGAATTACTCTCGTATGAGCTATCACACAGTACAgtaaatataattataattttacaaataattaCGAGAAACCTTTTTCTCACAAGTATAATTGCTTATTTCATGGAAAGagatcaaattatttttatccatCACTTTAATACTATATTTTTCGAGTATCCTTGGCACATACGGATAGTCGGATGCAGGTAGGAAGTGGAAAAAAAGAAAAGACCTAGAGCTTAAAACACAATACCCTAGTCCCCCGGTGACTACAAGAAACTCCGATGAATTCAATTAGAAAAATTCAATAGTTGACCGTTAAATTATAACTAATATATGAACATACTTGGGCAATCTTCATCAGAGGCATCTCCACAATTATCAACTCCATCACATTTCAGTTTGTTGGAAATACAATGTCTGTTGTTGCATGTAAACTGGTTCTCTGCACaagctgattaaaaaaaaaaacattttaggaTAGGagaggatttacatatttacccttgatatttgataaaggACGAGTAAAAATTTCTTTAGGATACATGAATAATACTAGACTGACTATTACTACCACTGATGTTTTATTCACTTTTTTCTTTGCCTGTTCGAATCTTTTTGCTTCTTCATAACAAACACATATGGAGACAATAATTCAAATACGAGTATCAACTTATCCACAGTTCCAAAtcaataatatacaaattatatttatatattgcgcATCAATACATATTTTTGTATCACTGCCCACTTTAACAACTGGAAAACATTGTACTTATAATCACTTACGACAATTCCGTTCATCTGAACCATCGATACAATCGGCTTTTCCATTGCATTGTTCGCCGACGGGAATACATTGCTTGGCACCAATGTCAGTCCAAGGTACTATATTTAAGATCTGACTAGCGTCTTCTGCACTCctgcaaaaatgaaataattgccAAAATAAAGATTAACGCTCACATCCAATTTTTTAACATGTggccaaaaaattacaaaatttctcGGAAATTATGGTAGTCTGAAACTTTTTACATTGTACTGCCATATTTCATAAACCTATATCAACCAGCATGCAGGTAAATAAGTTACAATTTATCATTAAATCTAGCACTAGTAGGCCTTATGATTTGGTTAGATTTGAGATCAGGTGATCCAAGTGTTTAAAAATTACTGTTTATCTGTTACAATTGATAACCAAACATTGTCAGAAAATAGAATCCAGAGAGagttgaaaataaaacagactCAAGATTTTATAGAATACTCCACTTACATTCCGGTACCACATTGAAATTTGTCTGGAGAATCACATGGTGGACAGTTTTGTTCATCAGAAGCATCGTAACAGTCTTCTTCTCCGTCACATCTCCAATTAGCAGGAATACAAGGTTTATCACTACCTTGAGACGAACAAATAAAATCACTTGCTTTACAAGTGCTGGACTCACCTagaaaagaaataataaaaatttaatttttttcagttcCACAGAACAAAGTATAGTACTATTGAACCAAATAAATGACAACAGTTTCCTAATGCCTGCATTTGTAACAGGTTTATGAAAGATATATAAACGATTGAGACAGACAAAAAATGTTCGAAATAAATTGGGTAGATGAACAGACCAGGGGTGATATCAAATGGTATGcacttttaaaaatcatttcaaaagGACTTGAAGTTTCAGCATGAAACAGCTCAATACTATAATAACAACtatatatagaaatattcaGTTAGCTTGGACAAATGTCTAAATGTAGAACAACAAACGAACCACAGCTGAAGTCATCAATCAAGGATAGATGCTTTGGGCAAGAACATTTGTTTGTTCCGTCGTCTTTTCCAATACAGATATGTGAACATCCTCCATTGTTTTTGGTACACGGATGCTGAGCTaaagataatattaacattgAAGATAAAGCTACTTTGCTCATAGTTATGAGATGGCGGAaacttgggtactcccgtagtatatgtaccaggaattagggttaagccataatttcattccgatttcccttaAACTTTCTGGTTGAACTGagaatattttagttatatttcgagttcagggactgtctgtgttagccaaaagAATGTACCCCCTGGCCCCTTCCCATGGGTTTCAGtcgctttacacaacttgatgtaaaaaaggcaaacaaaattagtcaccttcatattggtacacatacttctggagcatcGAAATTTGTGTTCACTCTCACTTATCACAAACATGAactcatatatttcaagaactaTGTATCCCAGTAATGCTTTACCAGAATCATATTTTCTCAAGTTATTGGCAAACTATCTACCTTTTTAAAGTTTACAGCACTGATAGACAGTTTAATTCAGCATAGCtgatgataaaaatacatttttaaaaattgttacaaCATATCAAATAACAAGTTTCTTAATAAGTTCAATTTCACGTGACATACCAAAATCTCTCCTCGAAATACTGGTCACGCCAACAATGTCATTTAGTTCTTCCATCATTCCTAGAAGAACTTTTGAATGTCCTGATTTCTTGTCAGTAACGATTTGATAACCAGCCGTAGCTCCAACCTAAAAAATCGGCAATCTAAAACTGATGTGAAAATATTGTACAAGGGAACATAGCTAAATAAGATTATCTGTTCTTGGGTAGTTCAGTTTTCTGttaatattccaaaatattCCTCATGaatcaaagttgaaaaaaaatataaaataataaaaaacgagtgaaaataaaaaagttaaaaaaattattcttacAGTTTCATCCACCCAATATACATTTGATCCTAGGATAGTTATTGCTCCAGGTTTGCTTACATCGTCACGATAAGATTTTTTATGATTTCCGTTCAAGTCGCTCACTTCAATTTTTTGCAAACCAACATTGGACCAATATAATCTGAGTTGAGAAAAAAAGATGATGAATAAAAACTTTGTGGATGAATATAAGCAGGAGGTGTTATGGCTTCGTCAGATCTATTTTCATATATCTGTTATGTATATTTTCAAACCAAATCTGAATCTAGCCATAACCATCAGTATATACATTTGTGAGTGTAATTGTAATTCATTTAGAATAATACTAATGAAATCATTTCACTGATAGAAATATCTATTTAGAAACGTGGTTATATTCTCGTATCAACGCATTTCTTCTTCCATCCTATTCAATGTATCAATTACCCATGATTATTTCACCAGcccttaaaaatattttaccaacTATGAATTCAAAATACCTTTCTGCATCATGATCAATCGCAAGACCAGTGACCCTGTCTATACCTCGATCAATTATAGAAATAACTTCTCTTCCTGCATAATCAGCACAAATTATCGAGGTACGACATGAATCATCATCTGATGGGCATTCACTACTGAAGAATATTTTACTGTTAAAAAAAGGAGAAAATTAGTACCAAAAGTAACTCAAAATATTTgtacaattttttgtttaagaACGGCAGCTCACAGTTCGCTCACAAGAACTTactcaaaaattaaaaagaatgaTCCTAAGCAAAGCTACAGGCAATCACTTAAATGCCAAGAGATACTGATACTTTAAAAAAAGTATAGTGTGGGGTTGTGCTTCAATAAATACCAGCTGACCAGAGACTTCATGCAGTTCGTGCCGATATGATTGGTAAAACGACTATGAAATAGTGATACTATGAGATGGTGGGTGAAGGCTAAACCCACAACtgaaaacttttttgaacaaaaaagtACTAAAAGTTCAAAACACATCCATTTATAGTATTTGTGGAATAAGCAAATCGGCACAGCATTTCGTCTATAGGATAGGGTTTTCAGTTCGGACGCCAATCATATCTGctatttatttttgagtgagAATAAAACatgttaaatataaaatttctctAAAGGAACTTCTTCATAAACATAAATCAGCTCACCCATTGGTTGGATGAACTACAATTTTCCTGGGTCtgataaattttcttttctCATTGATTCGAACCATATTTTCAACAATTGTACCAATGATTGTGCCATCCAGTTGCATAATATTTATCTAGATgaaaaaaaactcaaattacagaaggaaatattttaaagcaatgaCGAAATGAGGATACTTCAAGAATTGGTTACATGTCGTTATCAACCAAAGATCCTGTCGTATTCGAAGCGATGAAATGAACATGTTATGattaattgaataaaaacttACTAAAGCAAAAGAGCAACATACAGGTAATAAACAAAtcagtatttaaaaaataactttCGACAATGTaacattttagaatattttggAGATATTCCAACAGCTGAAAATATaggtaaaaatagaaaaagacAAAGTGGTGGACGGTGATAACTTACTGTATTATTATAACTATCCGTCCAGAATAAATATTTCCCAAATGGATCGATAGCCAAGTCATAGGGATGATGATTTGATTTGTTGTTGGATAGAACAGTTGTTACCTAAAAGTATTTGagaaattagttttaaaatatgataaaataacaCTCTTTTTTTATGAAGTGTTTCCACACCCTCACTCAAACTCGCTATACAAAAATCCACCAATTTTTCAGAAGCACTAGAATCATTCAGGTTTGAACTGTATAAAAACTTACTTCACTTCCATTCATTCTTGACTTTTTTATTTCTCCGAGAGTTTGATCAATCCAATAAACATATCCTTCAATTGGATCATAATCGATAGAAATCACATGACCAAGATTACGAATAGGTAGAACTGCAGCAGGATCTGGATTTTGTCGACTCGGTACTACTCTACTGATGTATCTATCTTGACTGAACAGAAGAAATGTTTCTGGTGCTgcaaaaatttaattaaaaataaaaaattagatcATTTAAATTAGGAATGAACCTCAAAAAAGTAATTCTAATGGTTTGAGTCATTTGATAGTAGCATCTCAGTTGATACTCATAGTATTAAAGGAAAAATGGATATGCTTGAATGTACTTGGATTAGTGATAAATTGACAGGCTGggatattacaaaaaaaatggatgctcccaaagtatgcgaaccaagatggcggacatcggaacgtaacatgggtaacagattagggttaggcgataatttttttccaattttccttattttagtcctcttatcagttcgaagactagccaagagcctcccgtagtatttatacctaaaattatggcctaaccctaacctattacacatattacattccgatgtccgccatcttggttcgcatacttcgggagccccaaaaatgTTACTCTGCAATTATAAACCAAGAAACATATAACACTCTTCATATACTCCAATTCtgtaaataaattcaaattataacattttcaaggacaatttttgattactgtaaccAAAATAAAACTTCTCAGaagacaaaataataatttatattcgaTAACTGCTCAAGTGTCAAAAGGTGTCAGAGTGGCTGATAAAGTTTCAATTGTTATATCACCTTTGACATCTTGTTGATTAGCCAATATTACGAAAATAAACAAGTGACTTGTGAGATTATTCACAGAACTATTCAAACCATGACAAATGACTACTATgatatcaaatataaaacattGTCTCTACCACTGCAAGAGACGTTATCCTTTTTCAATTTGTAATGTGCTGTGCAAGTACATTGATGAGTGCCACCAGGTACAGATAGACATATGTGTTCACATCCACCATTTGCATGAGAACAAGCTGAAACACCAGTTTGTCTTGATGTGTGATAAACCAACATATCATGGATTTCCTCTCCATGTGTGACTTCTTGAATGAGttgcctgaaaaataaaatatttttacgctTTGATTACAATATACaaaattgggcgctccagaagtgtatgtaccaagatggaggtaactgattttgtatgcctactttacatcaagttgtgtgaagggactgaaacctatgggcaggggatatattgacttggctaacacagacagtccccgaactcgtaattgaactaaaataaggaaaatcgaaataatatTATGActtaaccccaacctggtacacatactacgggagtaccaaaccATAATGTTTCTGCATTTTCGTTCATATTTGACATCATCATAAGTGGTTTGATGTTCGTTAATGATTGTAGGTTAGCCCCGACATTTAGTCCAATGCTGGCACCACTGGCGCACTGGgcataaaaatgaaatacttCCGTAATACTAACAGACAATCTTTAACAAACTtcaatatgtataaaaaaaactatactATATgattatacataaaataaaaaaacttttgattAAAACTTGTTTGAATTTATGAGTATTGCACATCACCGCAGTAAAATCAATCTTTTGGTCTGAGTTTCGAAGCTGTACTTGTATTAGTTTTAATTTAAGATAGAGCCTTATGTCCCTGTTTAGGTTTGGCTGTTGGAAGCATGCTACTGCGGCAATGCTATTTTCTCAAAACGTCACGTAAGCGTATTTTGTTCTACGGCGGCGATATATTCATAAATTCATGATCTATCTTGTATTTGTTTCACCTGTTTGCTCCATTTGTTTTGTTGGCTCTCTCGATGGAATTGCCTTTTGTCCAGTAAATATAGTCATTGTATAATGTCATTATGAAGATTGCTTTATCGACACTTGAAAATATTGACAATCTATCTTGTCCCGTCATATTTGATGAATATATTACATTAGCATCAATGTCGACCCAATATAGACGTTTGTTCTCGTAATCTATGGTTAAGGAATTTGCTCGACCTATTTCACCATTTCCGAGAAGAGTGGTAACATGCGACCCATCCATATGAGCTCGTCGAATCTTAGGCTGCCTACCCCACTCTGACCAGTAGATGaacctaaaaaaatattttgaataatttatattaaaaccAACGCATCATATTTATAAAGCTTGAACAGTCCTTTACAATTTTATCCGATATAAACAACATGGAAAAACTCTATAGCATTATTctcatatttcaaaaaaatagatcAGTAACACAAGAATATGTAAAATGTATGGCACTctggaagtatgtgtaccaaaatggaggtaactaattttgttcgcatactttacatcaagttgtgtgaagggacacAAGCCTATGTGCAGGGGTAatgtggtatattcacttagctaacacatacagtccaagaactcgtaacagaactataGCCTAATAAAGAaagtcagaataaaattatggcctaaccctaacctggtacacacactacgtgagCACCAAATGTATTTCCTGAATAGTCCTTTTTTTTGAAGATTATGCTTTGAAAAGTTGTTCTAAGTCATTCAAGTCAATTATCAACTTTCCATTATAAAAGTTTCTTAAAAACTATGACATACCCATTGACTGGATCCACTGCAACACTGGATGGAAAATCAAGATCATTCAATACAATTGGACGACGACTGGTAGTGTCCATTCTGGCAACTTCAATGCGACTGGTCAGTGAATCTGCCCAGTAGATGTTACGTCCAAGCCAATCCACAGCAATTCCTTCCAGTGTGCTGGCACCCTGGTCTACAACACTCTGAACATTTGTTCCATTCATAGAAGCacgaaatatttgctgaaacaaataaaaatccaAGTCTTTGCAATGATTccaaatgaaaaatgaaattttgcatttattCAGAGCCAAGACTcataataaatcatttttagtgaaatttttatttcaacaaactGCTGTATGtactaaataatatatttgttagatGACATATTTTCCAGCTGATAAGTAGATTTTCTGGACCAAATTTCTTAGTCTGATTTTCAGGGTTTGGCTTACTATTAGATTTGGACTAAAAAATTCTGGAAAAGTGGGACAATAACATGCCTTCCCCGTCAGTTTTCATGAATCGTCGTTCCTCTCTGTGTGAATCGCAAACATCTCTGCTGTTATTAATATATTCGATGTTGCCACATTTATGTGAGCATCACCAGTAAAAGCAATTACCGATACAATCagtgtaataaataaatcatgaAAACAAGGCGCTTTGGCACAAATGTTGTAAACACTGCAAAGAAAGAGTGCAAGAGTGTCCGACCACATTGGTGCATAATCGAGAAAATAATTAGCAAAATATAATCGATGAAAACATAAATCAAAAACCCTCATTTCCAGTACTAAAAATGGTCCTTGACTTATTTGTCAAGTCAGCTTATTAGCTGAGCAGTTAGGCTAGGAAGATGTTCTATATCAGCTACAAACCTTCTTGTCATTATCAGTCCAATAGATGGTGTTGTCATCTACTGAAACATCGAGATGTATGGCATCAACGTGCTGTGGAAAAGGAACTTGGATACTTCCTTTCAATGCGGTTTCAAGAGATATTCTTCTGACGCCGGCAGATGCCAAAGTGAAAAACAAGAAAGCTTCTGGCTCAATGCAATTTCGCATGTCAGATAAAAGTTCTTGTCCATTAGGACATTGGCACCTTGGACCCTAGAATAAAAAACAAGGTGGTTGAATTGATGACTcctgatgaaaatctgtcagacAAAATTTAACAGTCATAGTAATGACAATCTTTATACAGTACATATAGGGcaagggtgggcaaggttttttgaccaggggccaaaaattgtacccACCTAGGGCACCCATGTAAGtaaaatgttgaattttataaaatatttacagtgttacaaaagcaaaagtgaaaaacaataagtctCATGATAAAACAGCATTTAATCtgtaatctcaacaaattccttgagctattttagctaaaacaccaaaatttggttttagtttggttatggtggcatcaggcaggccagattgaataacctaatgggccagatttggcccgtGGGCTGTAGTTTTCCCTGTAAGATATAGAGTGATGAGGTCAATAGGAACCAACTCTGGAGAGAACATCATTTCCTATCTCTGAGTCCTAGATTACTGGAACTTTTAGGTACAAACATACATAAatagaagttcaagtgttaaataaattttcatattcgTTTAGGAAATTGAGAAATTCAAGTGTTATGTTTCTTTTGGTTCGCCCTATATTTAAATGATCCATGCGTAAAAAAATTCAACCTGCCACTTTTTACCATATTATTAGTGGTGGAGAAAGTGTGAAATACCTTAGATGAATAATATGTTTTTGAGCGCTTATTTGAATTTTATGCCTTTACAATACATTTAATAGTTTTTATTTCGTGTGCAGTCATAATGGGATAAAGAATGTTCGCATAACAACAATCGGCCATATGAAAAAAAGTTGAGATTTGAGAACCACAGCTATTTGAAAAATACAGgataaaaaatatagaatatagatcAAAACAATGTCACTATTGAAGATGAAAGTTATCACGAGTAACAGTCAATCTTCATAAAAAGAAGCCGGTACAATCACACTTGAAAAATAGTACATGGGCTATTTGATATGAAAGGAAGCGAGCATAAGGTCAACGTTATCGCACTTGACACACTCGGTAGAACGTTATGTTTCGAAAAGAATCAAATGAGAATGATTTAAGGAAAACCGAGTACCGATGATTGATTTTTTACACACATAGGAACACCCAGGATTGAAATATCTAAACCATGCTATAAGGTTTAATATAAAtcgtaactggttgaaaat from Styela clava chromosome 12, kaStyClav1.hap1.2, whole genome shotgun sequence includes the following:
- the LOC120330268 gene encoding low-density lipoprotein receptor-related protein 6-like isoform X1; protein product: MGVLKIIFYLILIYSFIEPLASNDLPKLLLGNRANIQLLDAANPTDVELIVDDIDYTMSCDYIYSDNLIFWIDSAAGQDKIQSTFTNVSFENRIKRNVITTGLVRPDGLACDWISKKLYWTDDETDRIEVNDINGKIRKVLVWDQLDQPRAIAVDPIKGYMYWTDWGENPKIERAGMDGSNRISLVERDGIYWPNGLTLDYDEDKIYWVDANYHYINRMNTDGTGREVVVSNGPTNSGSNSGNYDSDVDILVGSLQHPFAITLSGDRIYWTDWSTPLSIHSAVKNGSGQTTVLQDNISPLNDIHSYGPHRQKQGRNPCGKNNGGCSHLCLISPKHPYYTCACPTGVKLQSDGKTCNDGPESILLLARRPDLRVISLDTPDYTDIVVPLQNIKYAIAVDYDPVDGFVYWSNILKKAIYRARLNGSDEEKIISDEIEQCDGIAVDWVARNFYWAEAGRNYIAVSRLNGTSRRVLIEEGIANPRAIALDIGKGQMYWSDWGDPKIERASMDGTDRYVFVNTSIQWPNGLAIDHKRGLLYWAEAYLDKIEVIGLNGSGRRVLLEEKIPHIFGFSLLDDYLYWSDWEKRKVERMLVNDKRSRHSMIEELPDLMGIKATHIHPSKLTNPCANNNGGCSHLCLYTPKGPRCQCPNGQELLSDMRNCIEPEAFLFFTLASAGVRRISLETALKGSIQVPFPQHVDAIHLDVSVDDNTIYWTDNDKKQIFRASMNGTNVQSVVDQGASTLEGIAVDWLGRNIYWADSLTSRIEVARMDTTSRRPIVLNDLDFPSSVAVDPVNGFIYWSEWGRQPKIRRAHMDGSHVTTLLGNGEIGRANSLTIDYENKRLYWVDIDANVIYSSNMTGQDRLSIFSSVDKAIFIMTLYNDYIYWTKGNSIERANKTNGANRQLIQEVTHGEEIHDMLVYHTSRQTGVSACSHANGGCEHICLSVPGGTHQCTCTAHYKLKKDNVSCSAPETFLLFSQDRYISRVVPSRQNPDPAAVLPIRNLGHVISIDYDPIEGYVYWIDQTLGEIKKSRMNGSEVTTVLSNNKSNHHPYDLAIDPFGKYLFWTDSYNNTINIMQLDGTIIGTIVENMVRINEKRKFIRPRKIVVHPTNGKIFFSSECPSDDDSCRTSIICADYAGREVISIIDRGIDRVTGLAIDHDAERLYWSNVGLQKIEVSDLNGNHKKSYRDDVSKPGAITILGSNVYWVDETVGATAGYQIVTDKKSGHSKVLLGMMEELNDIVGVTSISRRDFAQHPCTKNNGGCSHICIGKDDGTNKCSCPKHLSLIDDFSCGESSTCKASDFICSSQGSDKPCIPANWRCDGEEDCYDASDEQNCPPCDSPDKFQCGTGMSAEDASQILNIVPWTDIGAKQCIPVGEQCNGKADCIDGSDERNCPCAENQFTCNNRHCISNKLKCDGVDNCGDASDEDCPNTTLSPGSLHDSTTWIIAVISVVCITAIITVIVISFRKRKVKSRNDMHGNDMHVMYTARSLGGIQVNVEFNHGDHIAQVDHSGNTSHSAKAQKKGSGHSTASVNFSIGPRNPEGAAPIVDARLPQPHHPILPGPQLGPYGTMRYASTYNISDHMMLPQFQKRPHITGASSSSSSSRTNKQYLPTLNPPPSPATDRSGSKSAGECQYSSDSPSTRTAASYYRCRNGHRHSRRMYHHHAYMPAPHPTPCPSDSYDDCSYHSGSGREFDTLSRRSKSGGAPTSPPPPYCHFYHHMCVPYMGYNGGYHPYMPPSSYHSSHHGYRTPPLGHEPHHHSSSSSGSTRLNPQECMGPCCRRQTGRHYHSSSRKGSRGMSSHRQPPRYNAVPFELNSDSDPFAPPPTPRSHYMSDYCCTHDEAEDNQDDDPTRFVNQLEEEVEDDDSKDTDPLINKDPTSENNDDASVHQQLLKTKCEPADEGEVFPSPQDDNSSPNVEEKADEPLIQSDPSRSSSSNTELDYPIFDPPPSPVTDSS